TCCCCCGGGAGCATACAGTGTCTACGCGGTTTTAGACCTGCCGCCGTTGTTCTCCGGAGACCTGGAGCAGTGCGCCGATTACGCCATGCGGCTGTGGGCCGAGTATCACAAAGACCGGAATATTTTAGACAAGCTCTACCTGTTCGATTACAACGGAAGGCGCCAGTATTACAAGGCCTCCCACTTGAGCGATCGGAATTTTTTACATCGGGCCTTTGCCAACAGCAGCTCCTATTTCCTGAAACAGGGCTGCGCCGCCGTTGACGCTGCCGCCCTCGTTCCCGGCGACATGGTGGTTCAGAATGAACGGGGCGGAGTGGGCCACGTTTCGGTGGTGCTGAATGTCTGCCTGAATTCTTCGGGACAAAAGCTTTATTTGCTGGGCTTCAGCTATATGCCGGCCCAGGAGTTCCATGTCGAGCGGGCCTTGGAGGGCTATGGAACGGAGGGCTGGTTCACCTTGGAGGAATATTTCAGGTATCTTCAGGATTACATGGATCTGGGAACGCCGGTGCTGCGGAGATTTAAATGAGATTATCCGCCCACTAAAACTTGTCCTGAGCAAACCTGTGGTGAGCAAAGCCGAACCAGCCGAAGGGAACACGAAAAGCCAAAATTATGAATCAGCCTAATCCCCAGGTCAACAAAATCGTCCTCTGGGCCATAGCCGCAGAACCGCTGCTTTTGGCCGGGATCGCTTATTGCCTGAACCTCCAGGGCGTTCTGGGCCAGCCCGTCACCCGGGGTCCGGAAGAGGTCATCACCGTGGTCTTTGCCGTCGTTTCGCTGCTGCTGGCCGGCCTTTTCCTAAAGTTCGCCTCACTGGTCGCCAGCCCCAAGCCTTTGCCGGGGCAATTGCCCGAGCCGGCCGTCCCGGCTCTGGTAAAGCCGAGGCAGATCATAGCCGTGGCCCTGGCCGCCAGCCCCGGGATCTTTGGTTTTATCATTTTCATTTTGCTGCGCAATGAACTTTACCTGTTACTCTTCAACGGCGGAGCCTTGGCGTTAGGCGCTTGGCACATTATGAACTTTGAAAATGCCCGTTAAATAGGGCTGGAGCAACAGATACTGGATAAACTGCATAAAATAAGCCTTTCCACCGTCTCCCGCTCCCAGTTTGTGGACATCACCGCCCGGCTGCAGGAGATCATAGCCCGGGAAAAAGTAATGGATGGACGGGCCCTGGTTTGGGTTCCTCACACCACCGCCGGTCTGACCGTTAACGAGAATGCAGATCCCGACGTGGTCCGCGACATCCTGGCTTCTTTGGACCAAAGATTCCCCTGGGACGGCGGCTACGCCCACTCCGAAGGCAACTCGGCCGCCCATATCAAGTCCAGCTTGATGGGCTGCGAGAAGACTTTGATCATCAAAAACGGCCAGCTGGCCCTGGGAACCTGGCAGGGACTGTATTTTTGCGAATTCGACGGGCCAAGGAAGCGGGAGGTCTGGGTAAAGCTGGTAAATGGGTGATCAATCAATGACCCTGCGGCAGAGACCACAGGGAATTGCAAGTTAAAAAACCGGGGCTTAAATCTTTAAGTGCTGGTATGTATTTATTGGAATATAATTGGTGCCTTGGTGTCTTTGCGGTTAGTAAGTCCCCAGGGAATAAACCAAGCCCTTTGAAAGTATATAATATTTGGAACAGCAAACCGATCAAGCGCTTATAGAACAAACCATGGCCGGCGACAACCTGGCCTTTAACCTGTTGGTAACCCGTTACCAGAAGGCGGTTTACTCTGCAGCCATCCGGATTCTGCGCGACCACGACCTGGCCGACGAAGCCGCCCAGGAAACCTTCGTCAAAGCCTATTTTGCCTTAAAACAGTACAACGGCAGCTACAAGTTTTACACCTGGCTGCTGCGGATCTGCCTTAATTTGTGTTACGACCAGCTGAAAAAACAGAAACGCCAGGCTCCTTTGGATGAGGCGCTGGAGTATCAGGGTCCGGATCCGGCCGAAATATTCGCTGATGATGACGCCTGCCAAAGGATCAGGAAAGAAATAGACAAACTGCCGCTGGACCAGCGGCTGGTGGTGCAGCTGGGGGTGGACAAGGACCTTTCGTATTCTGAGATCGGGCAGGCCTTGAAGATCCCCATCGGAACCGTGATGTCGCGGTTGTCCCGGGCCCGCCAGGTGCTGGGAAAAAGCTTGAAAGAGATACTGTGAGCCATCAGTCACTGCGAGAACGGCCTCCTGCAAAGCAATTGAGGCAGTCCAACAGATTTCAGTCAGATTGCTTCGTAAGTCCGGTGGAACAGTAAACTCGCAATGACTGAAGGACAAGCCTCTCTCCTACCAAGCCGTCACTGCGAGAAAGCCCGGCACCATCCAAACGGAACAGTCCGATAAAATCCGGTCAGATTGCTTCGCAAGCCCGACGGGACAGCAATCTCGCAATGACGAAAGAAGAAACAAATGAAAAAAAACGACCAACATAAATTCACTCCGGAGCAGATCGGAGCCTACTACGACGGCCAGTTGACGGAGCCCGAGCGCCGGGACATCGAACAGCACATAGAGCGATGCCCCCTGTGCCGGGAGCTATTGACCGACCTAAACCTGATGGACAAAGCCATTGGGAAGGCCGAACATATCTCCGCGCCCGATGGTTATTTTGACACCTTCGGCTCGGCGGTGGCTAACCGCATCGCCCGACAAAAACTGGAGCCTCAAAAGCAGGCCAAAAGATTCAACTGGGGCTGGATCACCACCGCCGCCGCGCTGGCCAGTCTGGCCATAGTGCTGATCACTGGCGATCTGACCAAATCCCGCCTTTACCGCTCTTTTACGGAAAAACAAAAAACTGTCCCATCGGAAGCTCCGGTGAGATCTGAGGCCCCCATTGAGGCTGAGACAAAAGATCAAGCCCCGGCCCAAAGGTCAAAAAGCAGGGAAGCCTCGCCGGAATTAATTTTGGCCGAAGTCCCCGCCGAAAAAGAAGCGCGGGATGAGGCCCCAACCAAGCCGGCCAGGAAAATGGAAGCTGCACCGGAGTTGAATTTGTCTGAAGTCTCCCTTAAGCAAGAAGCTCCTGCGGCGACCCCGGCCAAGCGAGCCGGTAAGACGGCCCTTCCCCG
This genomic stretch from candidate division TA06 bacterium harbors:
- a CDS encoding YjbQ family protein, translating into MHKISLSTVSRSQFVDITARLQEIIAREKVMDGRALVWVPHTTAGLTVNENADPDVVRDILASLDQRFPWDGGYAHSEGNSAAHIKSSLMGCEKTLIIKNGQLALGTWQGLYFCEFDGPRKREVWVKLVNG
- a CDS encoding sigma-70 family RNA polymerase sigma factor yields the protein MEQQTDQALIEQTMAGDNLAFNLLVTRYQKAVYSAAIRILRDHDLADEAAQETFVKAYFALKQYNGSYKFYTWLLRICLNLCYDQLKKQKRQAPLDEALEYQGPDPAEIFADDDACQRIRKEIDKLPLDQRLVVQLGVDKDLSYSEIGQALKIPIGTVMSRLSRARQVLGKSLKEIL
- a CDS encoding zf-HC2 domain-containing protein, producing MKKNDQHKFTPEQIGAYYDGQLTEPERRDIEQHIERCPLCRELLTDLNLMDKAIGKAEHISAPDGYFDTFGSAVANRIARQKLEPQKQAKRFNWGWITTAAALASLAIVLITGDLTKSRLYRSFTEKQKTVPSEAPVRSEAPIEAETKDQAPAQRSKSREASPELILAEVPAEKEARDEAPTKPARKMEAAPELNLSEVSLKQEAPAATPAKRAGKTALPRSLQAVGSAGISDKKDKAAKSAAVQSPVKLASAPAPASVSLAPSQASPSSVESVTVIEICLPGDDKDCPEPQVKSAIQINLDGI